In the genome of Raphanus sativus cultivar WK10039 chromosome 4, ASM80110v3, whole genome shotgun sequence, one region contains:
- the LOC130511990 gene encoding uncharacterized protein LOC130511990 isoform X2, translating into MSRLHHSDYPALDLNGDNYLDWAMNTSADLKSKGLGKCIKYGNDTLAYERRRAVLIMRKHLVKDLYDECSYINDPYDLWSRLNTMFFEPLQDESMKEWKALRFQDYESVDDYHFDLMRITYSLKLCGEVITNYDLLSKTRDTIHSKEVLLSQKAKGFTTYYDLLSYLSALEEKKQKRKVNLDKLDYVMEISAEYHCEMIYGDAEEAKKRKFGWTHIDDEIGLFIE; encoded by the coding sequence atgtcgagactccatcactcggattacccagcccttgatctcaatggagataattaccttgattgggcgatgaacacttcagccgatttaaagtctaaaggacttgggaagtgtatcaaatacggcaatgatacccttgcatatgaaaggcgtagagctgttttgataatgagaaagcatctcgtgaaggatctgtatgatgagtgcagttacatcaacgatccttacgatctctggtcgagattgaacaccatgttcttcgagccattacaagatgagtccatgaaagaatggaaggctctgaggttccaggattatgaatccgtggatgactatcactttgatcttatgagaatcacctatagtcttaaactatgtggtgaagtgataacaaactatgacttgttaagcaagactcgtgacacgatccattcaaaggaagtgttgttatcacagaaggctaaaggtttcacaacctattacgaccttctctcatacctttcagctcttgaggaaaagaagcagaaaaggaaagtcaacctcgacaaactcgactatgttatggagataagtgccgagtatcattgtgagatgatatacggtgatgctgaagaagctaagaaaagaaaattcgggtggactcatatagatgatgagattggtttattcattgaatag
- the LOC130511990 gene encoding uncharacterized protein LOC130511990 isoform X1, whose amino-acid sequence MASEIVCTNTNHFDMIQMSRLHHSDYPALDLNGDNYLDWAMNTSADLKSKGLGKCIKYGNDTLAYERRRAVLIMRKHLVKDLYDECSYINDPYDLWSRLNTMFFEPLQDESMKEWKALRFQDYESVDDYHFDLMRITYSLKLCGEVITNYDLLSKTRDTIHSKEVLLSQKAKGFTTYYDLLSYLSALEEKKQKRKVNLDKLDYVMEISAEYHCEMIYGDAEEAKKRKFGWTHIDDEIGLFIE is encoded by the coding sequence atggcatcagaaattgtatgtactaacacaaatcattttgatatgattcagatgtcgagactccatcactcggattacccagcccttgatctcaatggagataattaccttgattgggcgatgaacacttcagccgatttaaagtctaaaggacttgggaagtgtatcaaatacggcaatgatacccttgcatatgaaaggcgtagagctgttttgataatgagaaagcatctcgtgaaggatctgtatgatgagtgcagttacatcaacgatccttacgatctctggtcgagattgaacaccatgttcttcgagccattacaagatgagtccatgaaagaatggaaggctctgaggttccaggattatgaatccgtggatgactatcactttgatcttatgagaatcacctatagtcttaaactatgtggtgaagtgataacaaactatgacttgttaagcaagactcgtgacacgatccattcaaaggaagtgttgttatcacagaaggctaaaggtttcacaacctattacgaccttctctcatacctttcagctcttgaggaaaagaagcagaaaaggaaagtcaacctcgacaaactcgactatgttatggagataagtgccgagtatcattgtgagatgatatacggtgatgctgaagaagctaagaaaagaaaattcgggtggactcatatagatgatgagattggtttattcattgaatag